Below is a genomic region from Lonchura striata isolate bLonStr1 chromosome 28, bLonStr1.mat, whole genome shotgun sequence.
CGCGGGGAAGGATGGGGCCTGGCGGGGGGCTGTCCCGGTGGGATGGGGTCTGTCCCGGTGGTGGGGGGGTCTGTCCCGGTGGGACCGGGGGTCGCGGTCCCGGTGCCGTGGGggggggcggccccgcgccccccgcccgccccacGTGACCGCCGCGCGCCCCCCGCCGCTCCCACCTGGCCCGCGGACGCGCGGGcgcaggccccgcccccccgcTCCTATTGGCCCGGCTCCGCCCACCGCGCCACGCCATTGGGCGGGGAGCACGCCCGTCAGCCACGCGCCCGCGGCGCCCCCCGACGCCTTAAAGGGGCCGCCACCAGCGCGGCCgccccggcgcggcggggccgagggcgcggcaccggcaccggtaCCGGAGAGGCTCCGTGATGCCCGCGGGGGTCGCGTCCCTCCCGCCCGGCCGCTCTCCGGCACTTCCGGCTCGGCGCGGTGACGGCGCGGGGTCGCGCCCCACGTGACTGCACACCCGGAAGCGGCGCTGCCGCCCCCGGTACCGGGACCGCTCCCGTCATGTGAAGCGGCGGGACGGGCTCCCGCAGGTGCGCGGGCACTGCCGGGAGGAGGCCCCGGGGACACCAGTGGGAGCTCAGGCACCCGTGTTCCCGAGGGAGCCCGGGGCTGGCGGCGCTACCGGCACCGGCGGGCGGCCAGCGGATCCCGTTACCGGCGAGCGGGGCCGCCCCGGGAGGCGGCACGGCGGCGGGGTGCCCGCTGCTGGGTGCACGGCAGGGCGGAGGGGGTCCCGCTGTCAcggaggggaaggggagggggggggtCTCCGTTACCGGTGCGGGGAGCGCGGGGGGCTCCGGTGCCCCCGGTTGAGCCGGTCCCGCGGTCCCGCAGGCCACGATGGAGCCCACGGCCTCGCAGGTGTTCTGCGGGAGGGTGCTGGGCATGGTGAACGCCGAGGACGTCAACGCCATCATCCTAGCCCAGAAAAACATGTGAGTCCCGGGGGGAGCGGGCGGTGGGAGTGCCGGTACCGGCACCGGGAGCTTTGCCGAGCTCCCGGTGCCTCCCCCGCGCAGGTTGGATCGGTTTGAGAAGACCAACGAGATGCTGCTCAACTTCAACAACCTTTCCAGCGTGCGCATGCAGCAGATGAGCGAGCGCTTCCTGCACCACACCCGGACCCTGGTGGAGATGAAGAAGGACCTGGACAGCATCTTCCGGAGGATCCGGTGCGAAACCGGGGATACCGGCCCGGGAGGtggcctgggggggctggcggGGCGTTACAGCGGGGCACAGGTCAGAGTCTGGGGGGCTGTGAGAAGAAAAATCTGCTGCGGAAGGGAAAATACACGATGGAGTGACACGTGGAGGTTGGAGCTTTGGGTTTCCATGATCCTGCTCGGgatgggattggggtgggatgggctttaaggtccttccaagcACTCTGGGAGTCCCTGGTTCCATGAACGAGGTGACACCATGGTGTGAAGATGTCACCAGGAGGTCCCTGAgggatccaggagagctggagagggactggggatgagggatggaggaacaggacacggggatggggggatatggggAAGGGATCGTTCCCTGTGGGAACTGGAGGtcgggctggaggagggaagcTCCAGGGACACCTTGAAGCCACTTCCAgagcctgaaggggctccaggagagctggagagggatttgggacaaGGACTGgaatcccagcacagggaatggcttcaaagtgGGAAGGGGAATctgggtgggatattgggaaggaatatCCCACCTccaggctgggatggaattcccagagaatctgtgaccattcctggaagtgcccaagggggtctggagcaccctgggacactggaaggtgtccctcccTCTGGGACCTTTAAGATTGACggtgggatggaattcccagagaagctgtgaccatccctggcagtgcccaagggggtttggagcaccctgggacactggaaggtgtccctgccatgggtgggatgggctgggatgggctgggatgggatgggatgggctcTGCTTGGGATGGTCACAGAACGTGGGATTCAGAAACAGCCcgtgtgctgggaagggtgggatgggctcttctgggggtttggggtgggaatcCCTCAGCCTCGGGGTTCGTGTGCACTGCCCACAGcgctgggagctgtggggcaGCTCGGCTCCGGCTCCCTCCGCTCCCCACGGACTCGGATTGTTCTCTCCTCCCCAGGGCGCTCAAAGGGAAGTTGGCAAAGCAGTACCCAGAGGCTTTCAGCAGTGAGTGATTCCTGACGTGCAGATTCAtgggttgggctgggagggacctcaaagcccgtctggtgccacccctgccgtggcagggacaccttcccctgccccaggctgctccaagccccatccaacctggccttgggcacttcagggatccaggggcagccacagctgtgccagggcctgcccaccctcccagggaggaattccatcccaaaatcccatccatccctgcctctggcagtgggaagccattccctttGTCCTGGAACTccactctctgttttattcctgtGGGAGCAGTTTCTGTTCCCAAGAACATCTCTCAGGAGTCACAAGTCCATGTGCTGGCATGTAGCTGCTTCcctaaaaatcaaaaaaaccctccttAATTCCATTAAATCCAGCTGCAAGAAATCACAAACAACCCCTAATTTACGTGCTGGTGATTCTCCGGGTATTTTTtaatccctgctcccagcacgaTGGGAGAACTGCTCTCCCCACCACCAACCTTTacctccctctcccctctcaGACATCCACGAGTCCCCCATCCTGGAGGACGACGACGACTTCGACCCCGTCCCCAAGAGCACCACGACCACCATCGCTACCTCGGAGCAGAGCACGGAGTCCTGTGACACCAGCCCCGACGTCATCTCCCCTGCCACCAGCCAGGATTTTGAGGATTTATCCCAAGGCCACTACGACGGCCCGGCCGTGAACGGACAGAGTCTGACAGACGAGGACACGGCCAGCGGCCTGGGCTAGGAGCCACGTCCCACCCCGGAGAACTTTCTATCCTCTATTTATAGCTGTGTGTCGCTcttttgggtttgcttttttgcttttggttatttttttttttttttttttttggttttcctcGGGAAGAGGGAAGCGAAActgggagaagctgagggagGAAGGCGCTGCCCTTCTGCCTGGAAACTGCGGCTGGGGTGGAAAGCCAGCGCTGGCTTCAGGGGAATCAGTAAATCCTGGTTGGAAATGCCTCTTGTCCTCCCTCGTTCCTGCGCTCAGGAGAGCGGCTACGCTTTCATCTGCATAGATTTTTTGGTGCAGAAAAGCCGTTTTTGGGGCACAGGTGTTTAGGTTTTGTAGGAAATGCTGCCTCTGAGGCTCTGTGTgcccagcagctgtgccaggggcctgtccctgctgctgatGGACTTGTGCTGGCTGAGTTCTCCACTGCTGGGATGAGCCAGAGCCGCGTTTGCTTCTCAAACTCACAGTGCTGCTGGTTGCTCCACAGGCACCTCCCAGGAACAGGAGCTGTCCAGATCTTTCTTTTCCACCAGCACTGCGGTGTGATGCAGGAACTGCTGGggttgggggtcctgaaggcctgggtggggatgagggaagagttgggggctgcaggagtgggtTTTGCAGCTgatcctggagctgcagctgtgggagcCACCATGGGGTTGTGGAGCCAGCATGGGATGgttctggggctgtggggccggTCTGGGATCCGTGGGGTCAGTGTGGGCCAGTCCCCGGGGCTGTGGGCACTGTTAAATTTGGGGGTcagtccccagggctgtgggcagTGTTAAATTTGGGGGTCAGTCCCCGGGGCTGTGGGCACTGTTAAATTTGGGGGTCAGTCCCAGGGGGGTCAGTCCTGGGTCCATGTGGTCAGGGTTGATCTGGTCCCAGATCCGTGCAGAACCTCCGGTGCCCCGTCCCGCGGTGCCGGTGTCACCCCGGCAGTGACAGAGGCGTCCCGGGACGGtaccggggctgtcccggggcggtgccggtgtCCCCGCCGGAGGTGccggggcggtaccggggtggTACCAGGGCGGTCCcgggcggtcccggggcggtgccggtgtCCCCGCCGGAGGTGccggggcggtcccggggcggtgccggtgtCCCCGCCGGAGGTGacggggcggtaccggggtggTACCGGGGCGGTAccggggcggtcccggggcggtgccggtgtCCCCGCCGGAGGTGCCGGGGCGGTACCGGGGCTGGGCGGTGCCGGTGTCACCCCGGCAGTGACAGAGGTGTCccggggcggtcccggggcggtgccggtgtCCCCGCCGGAGGTGacggggcggtaccggggtggTACCAgggcggtcccggggcggtgccggtgtCCCCGCCGGAGGTGccggggcggtcccggggcggtcccggggcggtACCGGTGTCCCCGCCGGAGGTGccggggcggtaccggggtggTACCAgggcggtcccggggcggtACCGGTGTCCCCGCCGGAGGTGACGCCGCCGCCGTTCCGGTCCCGCCTCCCTTTCCCTGAGCAGCGCGGCCGCGGGTGCGCGCGGTGCGGGACCGGAGCGGGCCCGGGGCACGGCTGGGGCCCGGGATCCCGGCAGGGGGACCGGGAtccgggagcggggagcgggggCTGGATCCCGGCAGGGGCCCTGGGTCCCCGGGGACGGGACTGGATCCTGCGGGAGGGCCCCGAAACCCGGGATGGGGGCTGGATCCCCGGATGGGGGCTGGATCCCGGGATGGGGGCTGGATCCCGGGATGGGGGGCTGGATCCCGGGAGAGCGGGGCGGATCCGGGCACAGCGGGGCTGGATCCGGGGATGGGGGGCTGGATCCCGGGATGGGGGGCTGGATCCCGGGAGAGCGGGGCGGATCCGGGCACAGCGGGGCTGGATCCGGGGATGGGGGCTGGATCCCGGGATGGGGGCTGGATCCCGGGAGAGCGGGGCCGATCCCGGGAGAGCGGGGCTGGATCCCGGGATGGGGGCTGGATCCCGGGATGGGGGCTGGATCCCGGGAGAGCGGGGCGGATCCCGGGAGAGCGGGGCCGATCCCGGGAGAGCGGGGCCGATCCCGGGATGGGGGCTGGATCCCGGGATGGGGGCCGGATCCCGGGAGAGCGGGGCCGATCCCGGGATGGGGGGCTGGATCCCGGGATGGGGGCCGGATCCCGGGAGAGCGGGGCCGATCCCGGGATGGGGGCTGGATCCCGGGATGGGGGCTGGATCCCGGCACAGCGGGGCGGATCCGGGCATAGCGGGGCTGAATCCCGGGATGGGGGTTAGATCCCGGGATGGGGGTTAGATCCCGGGATGGGGGCTGAATCCCGGGATGGGGGCTGGATCCCGGGATCGGGGCTGGATCCCGGGATGGGGCGCTCGGGAACGGGGCTTTGGGAGGGTTGGAGCggccggggagcggcggggccggcccggggtgacgcggccgccgctgccgcaGGTGAGAAGGTGCCGAGATGCAGATCTTCGTGAAGACCCTGACGGGCAAAACCATCACCCTCGAGGTGGAGCCCAATGACACCATCGAGAACGTGAAAGCCAAGATCCAGGACAAGGAAGGTAGTggcggggccggcggcagcGGGGTGGCCCCGCGGgggtcccccggtgtccccagcacgGTGCTCGTGTCCCGCAGGGATCCCCCCCGACCAGCAGCGCCTGATCTTCGCGGGGAAGCAGCTGGAGGACGGCCGCACCCTCGCAGACTACAACATCCAGAAAGGTGCTCCCCGCACCCCGGGGCTTTTTCGGGGGGGCGTTTTTGAGGTGCCAGCCTCTCCTTT
It encodes:
- the KXD1 gene encoding kxDL motif-containing protein 1, which codes for MEPTASQVFCGRVLGMVNAEDVNAIILAQKNMLDRFEKTNEMLLNFNNLSSVRMQQMSERFLHHTRTLVEMKKDLDSIFRRIRALKGKLAKQYPEAFSNIHESPILEDDDDFDPVPKSTTTTIATSEQSTESCDTSPDVISPATSQDFEDLSQGHYDGPAVNGQSLTDEDTASGLG